From Micromonospora echinospora, one genomic window encodes:
- a CDS encoding aromatic amino acid ammonia-lyase has translation MTDRVEEVLARAAAPIEASPDELRAMADSRAVLTAATTEVYGTTRGFGPLAAYPADPDPRRQGLGLVSHLAVGQGEPLSPGVTRTMVWLRLRSMALGHSAVDPALWVALADQWNAGFTPVVPREGSLSASGDLVPLAHAALAAGGSGTELAWHDDAQVRAAGRLRALGLSPVVWEARTALAFVNGSSASLAQALHNHRTLRASVRLAAAATARIVTLLGADPAPYGEPLSRVRNQPGQRSVAAWIRAALPPDGVRADSRPLQERYSLRCAPQVLGAVLDQLDAQGTILSREADGCTDNPVIVDGDVHHGGNFHAAPVALATEAHAVCAHQVALLMERQLALLIDPTVNGGLPPMLTPAPGAASGLAGVQIAAASHLARLRQLAHPASTTTIPVNLENQDHTPLALNGANAVADMLERVRWIAGSLLVAVNQHTHLRPAATTGLWARLRAAIGPLDGDRPLAAAVRDAAALGLPEEG, from the coding sequence ACCACCGAGGTGTACGGCACCACCCGTGGCTTCGGCCCTCTGGCGGCCTATCCGGCCGACCCGGACCCGCGCCGACAGGGGCTCGGACTCGTCTCACATCTCGCCGTCGGGCAGGGCGAGCCGCTGTCACCCGGCGTCACCCGCACGATGGTGTGGCTACGACTGCGCAGCATGGCTCTCGGGCACTCGGCTGTGGACCCGGCACTGTGGGTCGCACTCGCCGATCAGTGGAACGCCGGGTTCACGCCCGTCGTGCCGCGTGAGGGCAGCCTCAGCGCCAGCGGCGACCTGGTGCCGCTGGCACACGCGGCGCTGGCCGCTGGCGGCTCCGGCACCGAGCTGGCGTGGCACGACGACGCGCAGGTGCGCGCGGCCGGGCGGCTGCGGGCTCTGGGCCTGTCCCCGGTGGTGTGGGAGGCGCGCACCGCGCTCGCGTTCGTCAACGGGTCCAGTGCCAGCCTTGCGCAGGCCCTGCACAACCACCGGACCCTGCGCGCGTCCGTACGGCTCGCCGCGGCGGCCACCGCCCGGATCGTGACGTTGCTCGGCGCCGATCCGGCACCCTACGGCGAGCCCCTGTCGCGGGTACGCAACCAGCCTGGTCAGCGGAGCGTCGCCGCCTGGATCCGCGCCGCGCTGCCCCCGGACGGTGTGCGTGCCGACAGCCGGCCCCTCCAGGAGCGGTACTCGCTGCGCTGCGCGCCACAGGTGCTCGGCGCGGTCCTCGACCAGCTCGACGCGCAGGGCACGATCCTGTCTCGCGAAGCCGACGGCTGCACCGACAACCCGGTGATCGTCGACGGGGACGTACACCACGGCGGCAACTTCCACGCCGCGCCCGTGGCGCTCGCCACGGAGGCGCACGCGGTCTGTGCCCACCAGGTCGCACTCCTGATGGAACGGCAGCTCGCGCTGCTGATCGACCCGACCGTCAACGGTGGCCTGCCCCCGATGCTCACTCCCGCGCCCGGTGCCGCCAGCGGTCTGGCCGGCGTGCAGATCGCGGCGGCGTCGCACCTGGCCAGGCTGCGACAGCTAGCGCATCCCGCCTCCACCACCACGATCCCCGTCAACCTGGAGAACCAGGACCACACCCCGCTGGCCCTCAACGGCGCGAACGCGGTCGCCGACATGCTGGAGCGGGTACGGTGGATCGCCGGGTCGTTGCTGGTGGCCGTGAACCAGCACACCCATCTGCGTCCGGCTGCCACCACCGGTCTGTGGGCGCGTCTGCGGGCGGCGATCGGGCCGCTCGACGGGGATCGGCCGCTGGCCGCCGCGGTCAGGGACGCGGCAGCGCTCGGCCTGCCGGAAGAGGGGTGA
- a CDS encoding AfsR/SARP family transcriptional regulator yields MRYDFRLLGDLEVRVGGDRQRPLPLKPRRLLAALLLEPRRHVTRSRLVDAVWDGEPPRSAHGALQVYASQVRAAIRDVRLVHRAGGYLLDIDPESVDLHRFRALVGHATGAAPAAGAELLRRALAAFRGNPLADLGPGLLRREFEPVVTEERLTAWERLAELELTLGRSAELVPQLVQLTREHPLRERFHELLIVALARQGRTADASATYRRAYRLLRDELGVDPGPGLRAAHRRVLGAEPGHSDQPGSNMLPRDLTDFVGRAAELTEATRVTAGPRSAPALLQISGMAGVGKTVLATRLAHQQRAAYPDGQLFVDLHGCTQDREPLAMESALGLLLGMLGAEAGPDPALNAARWRALLANRRMIVVLDNAVDARQVQPLLPGNSASLVIVTSRTAATVDGAHPIRLGVLDPADAVELFTRVAGAPAATDPASVAHVVRLCGHLPLAVRLAAARLRHRPAWPIRELARRLDDGLRLEELAAGDRSVEGVFEASYRALPEPEQRMFRLLSLVPGDEFDVPAASVATGLPVPAVRRLLENLLDRNLLEQHRPHQFRLHGLMRLYAAKLWLLDRAAPLWTAPVTPLPAGRALPRP; encoded by the coding sequence ATGAGGTACGACTTCCGCCTGCTCGGCGACCTGGAGGTACGTGTCGGCGGGGACCGACAGCGACCCCTGCCGCTCAAGCCGCGCCGACTCCTCGCCGCGCTGCTGCTCGAACCCCGCCGTCACGTGACCCGCAGCCGTCTCGTCGACGCCGTCTGGGACGGCGAGCCACCGCGCAGCGCGCACGGCGCCCTACAGGTGTACGCCTCCCAGGTGCGCGCCGCCATACGGGACGTACGCCTCGTCCACCGGGCCGGGGGTTACCTGCTCGACATCGATCCGGAGTCGGTGGACCTGCACCGCTTCCGGGCGCTCGTGGGGCACGCGACGGGCGCGGCGCCAGCGGCCGGGGCGGAACTGTTGCGCCGGGCCCTCGCGGCCTTTCGCGGGAACCCGCTGGCCGACCTGGGTCCGGGGCTGCTCCGCAGGGAGTTCGAGCCGGTGGTCACCGAGGAACGGCTCACCGCCTGGGAGCGCCTCGCCGAGTTGGAGTTGACGCTCGGCCGCAGCGCCGAACTGGTGCCCCAGCTCGTCCAGCTCACCCGGGAACATCCGCTGCGCGAGCGCTTCCACGAACTGCTCATCGTGGCGCTGGCCCGGCAGGGCCGGACCGCGGACGCGTCCGCGACGTACCGGCGGGCATACCGGCTGCTCCGCGACGAGCTGGGGGTCGACCCCGGCCCGGGCCTGCGCGCGGCACACCGCCGGGTGCTCGGCGCCGAGCCTGGCCACTCCGACCAGCCTGGCTCGAACATGCTGCCACGGGACCTGACCGATTTCGTCGGCCGGGCGGCGGAACTCACCGAGGCGACCCGCGTGACGGCGGGACCACGGTCCGCTCCGGCGCTGTTGCAAATCTCCGGAATGGCCGGTGTCGGAAAGACCGTGCTGGCGACTCGTCTCGCGCACCAGCAGCGCGCCGCATACCCCGACGGGCAGCTCTTCGTGGATCTGCACGGCTGCACCCAGGACCGGGAGCCCCTGGCCATGGAGTCCGCGCTGGGGCTCCTGCTCGGCATGCTCGGCGCGGAGGCCGGCCCGGACCCGGCGCTGAACGCGGCGCGCTGGCGCGCGTTGCTGGCCAACCGACGGATGATCGTCGTGCTGGACAACGCGGTGGACGCCCGCCAGGTGCAGCCGCTGCTGCCCGGGAACTCGGCCAGTCTCGTCATCGTCACCAGCCGCACGGCGGCTACGGTGGACGGCGCCCACCCGATCCGTCTGGGCGTGCTCGATCCGGCCGACGCGGTGGAACTGTTCACCCGGGTCGCCGGTGCTCCGGCGGCGACGGATCCGGCCTCCGTGGCCCACGTCGTCCGGCTGTGCGGACATCTGCCGTTGGCGGTTCGACTCGCGGCGGCCCGGTTACGGCATCGCCCGGCGTGGCCGATTCGGGAGTTGGCGCGCCGGCTCGACGACGGGCTGCGGTTGGAGGAACTCGCCGCTGGTGACCGCAGCGTGGAAGGAGTGTTCGAGGCATCCTACCGGGCCCTGCCGGAACCCGAGCAGCGAATGTTCCGCCTGCTCAGCCTCGTCCCAGGTGACGAGTTCGACGTCCCGGCGGCCTCCGTCGCCACGGGACTGCCGGTGCCGGCGGTACGCCGCCTGCTGGAGAACCTGCTCGATCGGAACCTGCTGGAGCAGCATCGTCCACACCAGTTCCGGTTGCACGGCCTGATGCGCCTGTATGCCGCGAAGCTGTGGCTTCTGGACCGGGCGGCACCGCTCTGGACGGCCCCGGTCACCCCTCTTCCGGCAGGCCGAGCGCTGCCGCGTCCCTGA
- a CDS encoding S8 family serine peptidase: MRSTIRSTVLAAAVLAVTVVAAPGAVAWPNGSSAPTAAGLPVEVTDLGALAPKLAPALLDASGPQTVFVELAEQSATDLSATGADRAAVQSARRDVERTARELVGRMAGARLFSVTSNAVSGLIVSADAAQLRELAGRPDIVSVRRIVEHVKSSTNSVQFTNALNAWRHTGRTGKGVRIGIIDDGIDYTHAAFGGPGTKEAYRSIDHEVVDPRYFPSAKVVGGTDLVGDDYDASGAIGSPVPVPDPNPISCGHHGTHGASIIGSMGVNADGTTFTGDYAKLTPQQVEAMRVAPGMAPEATLYAIKVFGCHGLTSALTPKAMDWALDPNGDGDLGDRLDVLNLALSSNYNAVDDPVSLFVRKLAEHDVLSVFSAGNGNDLYDVAASPGSVAPEALTVASSRDGYVLRDVAQVHAPVPGVSAGQFSLAFTGWDTLDVRRPVVVLPAPNTTGCSVYGAAEKELVKDRIVWIEMDDQATLEGRECGSAARANNAQAGGAAGLVLSSTQDHFASRITGNSMLPMFQFTATETRRLRPTAAAGTLEISLRGVDKASLPTQDPLLVDTASSFTSRGVRAPTVKPDISAPGDTIAAAWAGSGYDRAVYSGTSMSTPHATGITALIRQAHPDWTYEEVKAAAMNTAGHDLRNEAGLRYAPQRVGAGRIDAAAALTTNVLAYVQDDPGAVSVTFGVVAASRPTRLTKTVKVVNKGTTPVVFTARYEGITVTPGVRYTVDRDTVRLAPRDTAQVRVTLHIDDVAALRKTMDPTMEAVQGGLARQFVADAAGRLLLTPVRGATVGLRVPVAASPKPAAAVTVPPVLRMGDRSQGTLRIAGRGLHQGSGAAAYRSLISVLELHARSPQLPSCGGPIVAGCTVNDTARGGDLRFVGAASTAPAARAKGRPEEAMLGIGLATWGDWANLGSNTVPVVRFDTTGDGRADFESTVVKAPRSDVLLVSTADLNRPQPNVVDVQPVNGRFGDTDTNIFDTNVVLLPVKLAALGVDPAGPAHRIGYEVAVRGFYRAPGDAVVDRVGGLTFDPIRPGTWVVGGTEPALTYLARPGTALSVGRDPEQVTNDLLVLHHHNTVGARAAVVTVEARAPRGS; encoded by the coding sequence GTGAGATCAACGATCAGATCAACCGTCCTGGCGGCCGCCGTGCTGGCGGTCACCGTGGTCGCGGCTCCAGGTGCCGTCGCGTGGCCGAACGGGTCCAGCGCGCCGACGGCGGCGGGGCTGCCCGTGGAGGTGACGGACCTCGGCGCGCTGGCCCCCAAGCTGGCTCCCGCGCTGCTCGACGCGAGCGGGCCGCAGACCGTCTTCGTCGAACTGGCCGAGCAGTCCGCAACGGATCTCTCGGCCACCGGCGCGGACCGCGCCGCGGTGCAGTCCGCCCGCCGCGACGTCGAGAGGACGGCGCGGGAGCTGGTGGGCCGGATGGCCGGTGCCCGACTCTTCTCCGTGACGTCGAACGCGGTGTCCGGGCTCATCGTCTCGGCGGACGCCGCGCAGCTTCGGGAGCTCGCCGGACGGCCGGACATCGTCTCCGTCCGGCGGATCGTCGAGCACGTCAAGAGCAGCACCAACTCGGTGCAGTTCACCAACGCGCTGAACGCCTGGCGCCACACCGGCAGGACCGGCAAGGGGGTACGCATCGGCATCATCGACGACGGCATCGACTACACCCACGCGGCCTTCGGCGGACCCGGCACCAAGGAGGCGTACCGGAGCATCGACCACGAGGTGGTCGACCCTCGCTACTTCCCGAGTGCCAAGGTGGTCGGCGGCACCGACCTGGTGGGTGACGACTACGACGCCTCCGGCGCGATCGGCTCGCCGGTTCCCGTCCCGGATCCGAACCCGATCTCCTGTGGGCACCACGGCACCCACGGTGCCAGCATCATCGGCTCGATGGGCGTGAACGCCGACGGCACCACGTTCACCGGCGACTACGCGAAGCTCACGCCGCAGCAGGTCGAGGCCATGAGGGTGGCTCCGGGCATGGCACCCGAGGCGACGCTGTACGCCATCAAGGTGTTCGGCTGCCACGGCCTCACGTCGGCGCTGACGCCGAAGGCGATGGACTGGGCCCTCGACCCCAATGGCGACGGTGACCTCGGTGACCGCCTCGACGTCCTCAACCTCGCTCTGAGCAGCAACTACAACGCCGTGGACGACCCGGTGTCGCTGTTCGTCCGTAAGCTGGCCGAGCACGACGTGCTGTCGGTGTTCTCCGCCGGCAACGGCAACGACCTGTACGACGTGGCGGCCTCACCCGGATCGGTCGCTCCCGAGGCGCTCACCGTGGCCAGTTCTCGCGACGGATACGTTCTCCGTGACGTCGCGCAGGTGCACGCCCCCGTGCCGGGGGTGAGCGCCGGCCAGTTCAGTCTCGCCTTCACCGGTTGGGACACCCTCGACGTGCGGCGTCCGGTCGTCGTCCTGCCGGCACCGAACACCACCGGGTGCAGCGTGTACGGCGCGGCCGAGAAGGAGCTGGTGAAGGACCGGATCGTCTGGATCGAAATGGACGACCAGGCCACGTTGGAGGGACGCGAGTGTGGCTCGGCGGCCCGCGCGAACAACGCCCAGGCGGGCGGCGCGGCGGGGCTCGTGCTGTCGTCCACGCAGGACCATTTCGCGTCCCGGATCACCGGCAACAGCATGCTGCCGATGTTCCAGTTCACCGCGACGGAGACGCGCCGGCTGCGTCCCACGGCCGCCGCGGGCACGCTCGAGATCTCGCTGCGCGGCGTGGACAAGGCCAGTCTGCCCACGCAGGATCCGCTGTTGGTCGACACCGCGAGCAGCTTCACCTCGCGCGGCGTCCGGGCGCCCACGGTAAAGCCGGACATCTCCGCGCCCGGTGACACCATCGCGGCCGCCTGGGCGGGCAGCGGCTACGACCGTGCCGTCTACTCCGGCACGTCGATGTCCACTCCGCACGCCACCGGCATCACCGCCCTCATTCGCCAGGCCCACCCGGACTGGACGTACGAGGAGGTCAAGGCCGCGGCCATGAACACCGCCGGGCACGACCTGCGGAACGAGGCCGGGCTGCGGTACGCCCCGCAGCGGGTGGGCGCGGGGCGGATCGACGCCGCCGCGGCCCTCACCACGAACGTCCTCGCCTACGTGCAGGACGATCCGGGCGCGGTCAGCGTGACCTTCGGGGTCGTGGCCGCGTCCCGGCCCACCCGACTGACCAAGACCGTCAAGGTCGTCAACAAGGGGACCACACCCGTGGTGTTCACGGCGCGGTACGAGGGCATCACGGTCACGCCGGGCGTCCGGTACACGGTGGACCGGGACACCGTACGGCTCGCGCCGCGCGACACCGCCCAGGTCAGGGTGACGCTGCACATCGACGACGTCGCCGCGTTGCGCAAGACCATGGATCCGACGATGGAGGCGGTCCAGGGCGGGCTGGCCCGGCAGTTCGTCGCCGACGCCGCTGGGCGCCTACTGCTCACGCCGGTGCGCGGAGCGACCGTCGGCCTGCGGGTGCCGGTGGCGGCCTCTCCCAAGCCCGCCGCCGCGGTCACCGTTCCACCGGTGCTCCGGATGGGCGACCGTTCCCAGGGCACCCTGCGGATCGCGGGACGCGGGCTGCACCAGGGCAGCGGCGCGGCGGCGTACCGCAGCCTGATCAGCGTGCTGGAGCTGCACGCCCGCTCACCGCAACTGCCGAGCTGCGGTGGCCCGATCGTCGCCGGGTGCACCGTGAACGACACGGCTCGCGGCGGTGACCTGCGCTTCGTCGGTGCCGCTTCCACCGCGCCGGCGGCCCGGGCAAAGGGCCGACCGGAGGAGGCCATGCTCGGCATCGGTCTGGCCACCTGGGGCGACTGGGCGAACCTGGGTAGCAACACCGTTCCGGTCGTCCGCTTCGACACCACCGGCGACGGGCGTGCCGACTTCGAGTCGACGGTGGTGAAGGCGCCCCGCAGCGACGTGCTGTTGGTGTCCACGGCCGACCTGAACCGTCCGCAGCCCAACGTGGTGGACGTCCAACCGGTGAACGGCCGATTCGGCGACACCGACACGAACATCTTCGACACCAACGTCGTCCTGCTGCCGGTGAAGCTCGCCGCACTCGGGGTGGACCCGGCCGGGCCGGCCCACCGGATCGGTTACGAGGTCGCCGTCAGAGGTTTCTACCGGGCCCCGGGCGATGCCGTGGTCGACCGGGTGGGCGGTCTGACGTTCGACCCGATCCGTCCCGGGACGTGGGTCGTCGGCGGCACCGAACCGGCGCTGACCTATCTGGCCCGCCCCGGTACGGCGCTGTCCGTCGGGCGGGATCCGGAGCAGGTCACGAACGACCTGCTCGTGCTGCACCATCACAACACCGTCGGCGCTCGCGCGGCCGTGGTGACCGTCGAGGCCCGCGCACCCCGCGGGAGCTGA
- a CDS encoding ATP-binding cassette domain-containing protein has protein sequence MSMATSTGTSSPAPHSADSHDLIRVRGARENNLRDVSIDIPKRRLTVFTGVSGSGKSSLVFGTIAAESQRLINETYSAFLQGFMPTLARPDVDLLEGLTTAIIVDQERMGANVRSTVGTATDANAMLRILFSRLGQPHIGSPNAFSFNTPSVKASGAITVERGAGRTKTERATFTRLGGMCPRCEGMGSVTDFDLSALYDDTKSLNEGALTIPGYSVEGWYGRIFSGCGFFDPDKPIRKFTKKELQDLLYKEPTKIKVDNVNLTFEGLIPRIQKSFLAKDREAMQPHIRAFVDRAVTFTTCPECGGTRLAEAARSSRIRGVNIADACAMQISDLADWVDGLDEPSVAPLLAKLKHTLDSFVEIGLGYLSLDRPAGTLSGGEAQRTKMIRHLGSSLTDVTYVFDEPTIGLHPHDIQRMNDLLLRLRNKGNTVLVVEHKPETIAIADHVVDLGPGAGTAGGTVCFEGTVEGLRASGTLTGRHLDDRATLKEKVRTPTGMLEIRGAATHNLRDVDVDIPLGVLVVVTGVAGSGKSSLIHGSVAGRDGVVSIDQGAIRGSRRSNPATYTGLLDPIRKAFAKANGVKPALFSANSEGACPTCNGAGVIYTDLATMASVATTCEDCEGKRFQPAVLEYHLGGRDISEVLAMSVTEAEEFFGAGEARTPAAHAILDRLADVGLGYLSLGQPLTTLSGGERQRLKLATHMAEKGGVYVLDEPTTGLHLADVEQLLGLLDRLVDSGKSVIVIEHHQAVMAHADWIVDLGPGAGHDGGRIVFEGTPADLVAKRSTLTGEHLAAYVGS, from the coding sequence ATGAGCATGGCCACGAGCACGGGCACGTCCTCGCCCGCGCCGCATTCCGCCGACAGTCACGACCTGATCCGCGTGCGGGGCGCGCGGGAGAACAACCTCAGGGACGTCAGCATCGACATCCCGAAGCGCCGGCTGACGGTGTTCACCGGGGTCTCCGGCTCGGGCAAGAGCTCGTTGGTGTTCGGCACGATCGCGGCGGAGTCGCAGCGGTTGATCAACGAGACCTACAGCGCCTTCCTCCAGGGCTTCATGCCGACCCTGGCCCGGCCGGACGTCGACCTGCTGGAGGGGCTGACCACGGCGATCATCGTCGATCAGGAGCGGATGGGCGCGAACGTCCGCTCCACCGTCGGCACCGCCACCGACGCCAACGCGATGCTGCGGATCCTCTTCAGCCGGCTCGGGCAGCCGCACATCGGCTCGCCCAACGCGTTCTCGTTCAACACTCCCTCGGTGAAGGCCAGCGGTGCGATCACCGTCGAGCGCGGCGCCGGGAGGACGAAGACCGAGAGGGCGACCTTCACCCGTCTGGGCGGCATGTGCCCGCGCTGCGAGGGCATGGGCTCGGTCACCGACTTCGACCTGTCCGCGCTCTACGACGACACCAAGTCGCTCAACGAGGGCGCGCTCACCATCCCCGGCTACAGCGTCGAGGGTTGGTACGGCCGCATCTTCAGCGGCTGCGGCTTCTTCGATCCGGACAAGCCGATCCGGAAGTTCACCAAGAAGGAACTCCAGGATCTCCTCTACAAGGAGCCGACCAAGATCAAGGTCGACAACGTCAACCTGACGTTCGAGGGGCTGATCCCGAGGATCCAGAAGTCGTTCCTGGCCAAGGACCGGGAGGCGATGCAGCCGCACATCCGGGCGTTCGTGGACCGGGCGGTCACCTTCACCACCTGTCCGGAGTGCGGCGGCACCCGGCTGGCCGAGGCGGCCCGGTCGTCGCGGATCCGGGGCGTCAACATCGCCGACGCCTGCGCGATGCAGATCAGCGACCTGGCCGACTGGGTCGACGGCCTCGACGAGCCGTCGGTGGCGCCGCTGCTCGCGAAGCTCAAGCACACCCTCGACTCGTTCGTCGAGATCGGGCTGGGCTACCTCTCGCTCGACCGGCCGGCGGGCACGCTCTCCGGCGGCGAGGCGCAGCGCACCAAGATGATCCGCCACCTCGGCTCCTCGCTCACCGACGTCACCTACGTCTTCGACGAGCCCACCATCGGCCTGCACCCGCACGACATCCAGCGGATGAACGACCTGCTGCTGCGGCTGCGGAACAAGGGCAACACGGTGCTCGTCGTGGAGCACAAACCGGAGACGATCGCGATCGCCGACCACGTCGTCGACCTCGGCCCCGGCGCCGGTACGGCGGGCGGCACCGTCTGCTTCGAGGGCACCGTCGAGGGACTGCGGGCCAGCGGCACCCTCACCGGTCGCCACCTCGACGACCGGGCCACCCTGAAGGAGAAGGTGCGGACGCCCACCGGCATGCTGGAGATCCGTGGCGCGGCGACGCACAACCTGCGCGACGTCGACGTCGACATCCCGCTCGGCGTGCTGGTCGTCGTCACCGGCGTCGCCGGGTCCGGCAAGAGCTCCCTGATCCACGGTTCGGTGGCCGGGCGGGACGGGGTCGTCTCGATCGACCAGGGCGCGATCCGTGGCTCGCGGCGGAGCAACCCGGCGACGTACACCGGGCTGCTCGACCCGATCCGCAAGGCGTTCGCGAAGGCCAACGGTGTGAAGCCGGCCCTGTTCAGCGCCAACTCCGAGGGCGCCTGCCCCACCTGCAACGGCGCCGGTGTCATCTACACCGACCTGGCGACGATGGCCAGCGTCGCCACCACCTGCGAGGACTGCGAGGGGAAGCGGTTCCAGCCGGCGGTGCTCGAATACCACCTCGGCGGCCGGGACATCAGTGAGGTGCTCGCGATGTCGGTGACCGAGGCCGAGGAGTTCTTCGGCGCCGGCGAGGCGCGCACGCCGGCCGCACACGCCATCCTCGACCGGCTCGCCGACGTCGGGCTCGGCTACCTCAGCCTCGGCCAGCCGCTCACCACGCTCTCCGGCGGCGAACGGCAGCGGCTGAAGCTGGCCACCCACATGGCCGAGAAGGGCGGGGTCTACGTCCTCGACGAGCCGACCACCGGTCTGCACCTCGCCGACGTCGAGCAGTTGCTCGGCCTGCTCGACCGGCTCGTCGACTCCGGCAAGTCGGTCATCGTCATCGAGCACCACCAGGCGGTCATGGCGCACGCCGACTGGATCGTCGACCTCGGGCCCGGCGCCGGCCACGACGGCGGCCGGATCGTCTTCGAGGGCACCCCCGCCGACCTCGTCGCCAAACGTTCCACCCTGACCGGGGAGCACCTCGCGGCCTACGTCGGCAGCTGA
- a CDS encoding VOC family protein, producing MDITINASFLPHTDPAASLAFYRDALGFEVRNDVGYDGMRWITVGPVGQPDTSIVLHPPVADPGVTDDERRTITEMMAKGTYAMILLATPDLDGVFARLQAGDAEVVQEPTEQPYGVRDCAFRDPAGNMVRIQEQR from the coding sequence ATGGACATCACCATCAACGCGAGTTTCCTCCCGCACACCGACCCGGCGGCCTCCCTGGCCTTTTACCGCGACGCCCTCGGCTTCGAGGTCCGCAACGACGTCGGATACGACGGCATGCGCTGGATCACGGTCGGTCCCGTCGGCCAGCCCGACACGTCCATCGTCCTGCACCCGCCGGTCGCCGACCCCGGCGTCACCGACGACGAGCGCCGTACCATCACCGAGATGATGGCCAAGGGCACCTACGCCATGATCCTGCTGGCCACCCCCGATCTCGACGGTGTCTTCGCACGGCTTCAGGCCGGCGACGCCGAGGTCGTCCAGGAGCCCACCGAGCAGCCGTACGGCGTTCGCGACTGTGCCTTCCGCGATCCCGCCGGCAACATGGTCCGCATCCAGGAACAGCGCTGA
- a CDS encoding helix-turn-helix transcriptional regulator — protein sequence MTSTSAAAQRLRDLARLRRVRDRIDREYAQPLNVEALARREHMSAGHLSREFRLAYGESPYAYLMTRRIERAMALLRRGDLSVTDVCFAVGCSSLGTFSTRFTELVGVPPSVYRQRAARATAGMPSCVAKKVTRPIRNREAPAPSLT from the coding sequence GTGACCAGCACATCCGCCGCAGCGCAGCGCCTACGCGACCTCGCGCGGCTGCGTCGCGTCCGTGACCGGATCGACCGGGAGTACGCACAGCCGCTGAACGTCGAGGCCCTCGCGCGCCGCGAGCACATGTCGGCCGGGCACCTCAGCCGCGAGTTCCGGCTCGCCTACGGTGAGTCGCCGTACGCCTATCTGATGACCCGGCGCATCGAGCGCGCCATGGCGTTGCTGCGTCGCGGCGACCTCAGCGTCACCGATGTCTGTTTCGCGGTCGGGTGCTCCTCGTTGGGCACCTTCAGCACCCGCTTCACCGAGTTGGTCGGCGTGCCGCCCAGCGTCTACCGGCAGCGGGCGGCCCGCGCGACGGCGGGGATGCCGTCCTGCGTGGCGAAGAAGGTGACCAGACCGATCAGGAATCGAGAAGCCCCGGCCCCGAGCCTCACCTAG